From a region of the Synechococcus sp. PCC 7502 genome:
- a CDS encoding pentapeptide repeat-containing protein — translation MPLNSFLTRILALLLVVLAIALNININPVYAEDFDKRILAGADFSGQALQGSQFNKTDLHNANFRNANLAGVSLFGANMTAADFTGADLRYSTLDTARMNGANLTNAVLEGAFVYGTSFVGTVIDGADFSDVDLRNTTRSLLCKVAKGTNPVTGRDTRETLECED, via the coding sequence ATGCCCTTAAACTCATTTTTGACTAGGATATTAGCGTTACTTTTGGTCGTCTTAGCGATCGCATTAAATATAAATATTAATCCTGTGTATGCCGAAGATTTTGATAAGCGCATTCTTGCGGGAGCAGACTTTTCGGGGCAAGCGCTACAGGGATCACAATTTAACAAAACCGATCTGCACAATGCTAATTTTCGCAATGCCAATCTAGCGGGAGTTAGTCTATTTGGTGCCAATATGACTGCTGCGGATTTCACGGGAGCGGATCTGCGGTATAGCACCCTAGATACAGCCAGAATGAATGGAGCTAATTTAACCAATGCTGTACTAGAAGGGGCATTTGTCTATGGCACTTCCTTTGTGGGGACGGTAATTGATGGTGCCGATTTTTCCGATGTTGACCTCCGCAACACTACTCGATCACTGCTATGTAAAGTGGCTAAGGGTACTAACCCAGTTACAGGGAGA
- the queA gene encoding tRNA preQ1(34) S-adenosylmethionine ribosyltransferase-isomerase QueA yields the protein MIDSDLYLGNYNYELPSDRIAQNPVVPRDASKLMVVGASNLEHRHFYELPQLLRPHDLLVLNNTKVIPARLYGQKPNGVAVEILLIEPVGLNRWLALVKPGKRLPVGSEIRFSDRLKARVIRTDEVTKGRELLFELPPDQTFTEMLAELGEIPLPPYITNSQSTPDQYQTIYAQTQGAIAAPTAGLHFTQRLLDELINIGVAHTYITLHVGVGTFRPVEVEDITQHNLHQEWIEVSPTAIAAIQAAKAKGGRIIGVGTTTARSLETTKLQPYKGKTGLMIYPGYEWQVLDGLITNFHLPKSSLMMLVASFLNSREKLLDLYKEAIAQDYRFYSFGDAMLIWR from the coding sequence ATGATAGATTCTGACCTTTACCTTGGTAATTACAATTATGAGCTACCAAGTGATCGCATTGCCCAAAATCCAGTTGTGCCTAGGGATGCTTCAAAGTTAATGGTAGTTGGTGCTAGTAATCTTGAGCATCGACATTTTTATGAATTACCCCAATTACTGCGTCCCCATGATTTATTGGTTTTAAATAATACTAAGGTCATTCCCGCCCGCTTATATGGACAAAAACCTAACGGTGTTGCCGTCGAAATTTTGTTAATCGAACCTGTGGGTTTAAATCGGTGGTTAGCATTGGTAAAACCGGGTAAGCGTTTACCTGTGGGTAGTGAAATTAGATTTAGCGATCGCCTCAAAGCCAGAGTAATTAGAACAGATGAGGTGACTAAAGGTAGAGAATTATTATTTGAACTGCCCCCAGACCAAACCTTTACGGAAATGCTGGCAGAACTGGGAGAAATTCCGTTACCACCTTACATTACTAACTCGCAATCCACACCCGATCAATATCAAACCATTTATGCCCAAACCCAAGGAGCGATCGCCGCACCCACCGCAGGACTACATTTTACCCAAAGATTACTAGATGAATTAATCAATATAGGAGTTGCTCATACCTACATCACCCTGCATGTTGGGGTTGGCACCTTTCGTCCTGTAGAAGTCGAGGATATTACCCAGCACAATTTACACCAAGAATGGATCGAAGTTTCCCCCACCGCGATCGCCGCCATTCAAGCAGCTAAAGCAAAAGGTGGCAGAATTATTGGGGTTGGTACCACGACAGCCCGTTCCTTGGAAACAACTAAGCTCCAGCCCTATAAAGGTAAAACAGGATTAATGATCTACCCGGGCTATGAATGGCAGGTTTTAGATGGACTAATTACCAATTTTCATTTACCCAAGTCCAGTTTGATGATGTTGGTTGCTTCTTTTTTAAATAGCAGAGAGAAATTATTAGACTTGTACAAAGAAGCGATCGCCCAAGATTATCGATTCTATTCCTTTGGTGATGCCATGCTGATTTGGCGATAA